TAAACAAAAACAGTAAGGAACACGCgagattgtttacccagttcggtgtgaAACAACtactactctgggggctaccaagccagagaggaaatccactataagcagtattaattcagagctaaactacccatttacaactcttcacttaagacctacccaatgtaatttcaatctagtgctagacctgagtccccactcactccccctcaatcacagcagtgatatcAACAACAAGCACAAATAAAACCAGaatgaagacacacttcaaaacaaatcttgatcttgcttaaaagcttcaatcaagagacacaacactcatgcttaaaagcttagagtgacacaaacaatcacaactcaaaacactttaTTCCAAGACAATCATGAAAGTGACAATTTCTTGGATTACAAGAAAACACTAACACAAGCACACGTGAAAATAAACACAATGGACATAATTCTTCACGCCAAAAACTCTGCCTCTGAAAGTAGGATTAGCAATCTTCTTATAGGAAGCACTTGGGCCTTGGGCCTTCtaaacataaattagggttaaccaagttaacctaatttccacataaTCAGGGTGTTCACACATATGCTGTAGACGAGATATTTTAGCGCAACCCATACAGCAcaaaatatatagtttcctaaattgtagcctgagataaataaggaaacataacagcTAAATATAATAGCTAAACATAACAGTCACTGCTGTCAAatattgatgtcatgacatcgagcatgacatccaaccaaaacctgtattagctcaagCAGCCAAATCCTGCATAACACTACACatagcatgtcatgacattagtcaagacatcaCACATACAGGAatattttaccacaaaatgcagccaatataaaagcatctacaaactccccgTTTGtaaattttttggctaaaacaacctgtcaccacATCATCAGAGAATCTTTGCAGCATAAAAATACACAACACATAACCAAACAACCACACCTGCAGGAATTAGCTAATACAACTACACAGTTCCATCAAGCAATCATCAACACTACTAACTACAGAAATAAACTGTAGTAGTAACCCTCAAGAATTAAACTTCATTCAACAGCACCAAAAAAAATGTTGAGCACACAATacttgttctggggtgacatcatacactactccccctttttgccagaaatgttgccaaagcaaccTTGATATTCAATTAAGTACAAGCcagaataaaaaagaaacaaaaaaaatacaaatcacCAGTAAAGGCCAGAAAGACTCTAGTCATCAGACTCGGAGCTATTGGAGCcaacatcatcttcttcatctgtgCCATCATCTGGATTGACCTCTTCTTCTTCCACCTTATCTGAATCAGCTTGCTGTTCATCATATGCCGCAGGACCTGCTTCTTCATTCTCAGCAAACTCAGCACCTTCTTCCATCTCAAGAGAGCTGATCAATTTTTTAAGAGCCAGCTTTCTGGACTCCAGCTCCTTGCATGTTTCCCTGAGCCTTGTAATCACAGCAGCTTTACCTATAGGTGTGCTGTCTTTGGATGTTCCAGCTGATGTTGTGACAATGTCAGGAACATGGGTTCCTTGAAATAGTTTGTAGTGAAATGATAGAGCACTTTCCCTTTTGCAGATATAGTCCTTTTCAACCAAGATGCTTGGGTACTGGTTCAAGATAATGCCACAAATGAGAGATGGAAAAGCTATAGGGCCTTTTACACTGAAGCTTCCAGCATGCTTCATAGTCTGCTCAAATATGTAGGTACCATAATCAGACTTGGCTTTTGTACCAACGAAATAGATAAATCTTCCTAGGATAGTAGCAATGGTCGATTTATGATTTGTAGGCATCCAATTTGCAGCACCAATCTTATGCAACATGACACACTTCATGCTTAGCTTACTAGCAGACAGCTTCCCTTTTAAAGGCCATCTCTTGACCTGGTTGGCAGTGATGACTTGGCACACCTTGTTATCAGAGACTTCCAGCTTAGTTTGAGCTTCATCAGACTTCCCCAAATAGTTATTTATCACAGTGGAAGAAAATGTAACACACCTGCCCCTCACATTCACCTTCCTAAACTCCTTAGATTTTCTATCAGCACATTCTTCTGAGAGTTTCACAATGAATTTTTTCACCAGGACTTCATAGCATGTTGCAAAGTGAGCAACAATCTTTATCAACCCAGCAGCATGAATCAGTTCCATTATATCTTTGCAATCAAGAGCATTCTGAGCTAATTCTCTCTCAAGGGCCAGTCTCTTTTGGTAGACATATTTCCATCTGTTGACACTTGAAGTAGAATGGAAGGAAATATTGTTTATTGGCACATCAGGGACTTTAGCAGCAAGCTTGCTGGAAGTAGGCTTCTTCTTTAGTGGAATGTCTCAAACATCCACTTCAACATCAGAATCAGAGTCGTCCATGACTTGAGCTTTCCTCTTCTTTGGAATAACTTTGCTCCAAGACTTTGAAGGTCCAACAGGAACCCTCTGAGATACAATCTTACTCTTGTTAAGGCCAATGGATGTACTCTTGGACACAAATTTACTTGTGATGGGTCTAGTTGAAGTAGTCTTTGGTACTCTCTTTTTGGGAGGACTCTGATCAGCTACTTTCTTACCCTTCCTAGTCATTAGCCTTTTTGCTACGATGGGATTTACATTTGCAACCAGATCATCATCAGAGAATTCATCAAGATCAACAACATTTTTACCTGAATCAAAATTGGGACCTTCCTCAGGGGTGTCAGTGACATTCATAGCAACATCAACAACTTTAACATTCTTCTCTTTATTAGTCAcctaaacatcatcatcattcgtcTCCTAAACCTCATCAGCATCCATACTCACATATTCAACTTCTCGAGTAATATTTGGTTTAGGGTTCTGAGTGGAGTCAAGGATAACAGTCTGTAGAGGAACAGAAATCCCAAGAACTTGACGCTGTTCATCCAAGATTCTAGTAACTATTTGCGTAATAGCCTGATGTGTATACTGTGATCCTTTCTTTGTCAGGTTCTCACAATCAATAGAAGATGAGGGGTTAGAGAACTTGCCACGCACAGCTTCCTTTGGTCTTCTTGCATGTGGAGAGCGAGGCTTCTTCATATGAAGATCTTCAGTGGACACCATTCTTAAGGGAGCAACAACAAGAACTTCATTAGGGTTGATATTTGGAGTTCTAGGGTCAGAGTTAGATGCAGTCTTGGGAGAGGAGGATTTGAACAACTGAGACATATTGGATGGATTTGAATGGACGATAGAAGGGGTTCCTTGAAAGTGGTTGAGCGTAAGGGAGATGAAACAGTTGAGAGAGTAAGGTTTGAAATTGAGAGAGAAATAGAAACCGTGGAGGTGAATTTGCAAATGAGGAGAGAATTTAAAGTCTTTCACACTCAGCCGCCACGTCACTAATTGATTATTTAACTTGTCCAAAGCCTTATTTCCTAGCTTCTTTAATTGCTATAATTCCTCATGGATACATATTCCTAACCTGCTCCTCAAGTTTTCAAAttgtgtagcatcaagagctttggtgaatatgTCAGCTAGCTGAAGTTCAGTGGATACATGTTCCAAGCAAATCACTCTGTCTTCTATAAGTTCTCTTATGAAGTGATGTATGATATTAATATGCTTGGTTCTTCTATGCTGAATTGGATTCTTAGTTATGTTGATAGCACTGAGATTGTCATAGTACAATGTCTTGACATTCTATGTGACATTGTATTCAGTCAGCATTTTCTTCATCCACATCAATTGAGAACAGCTGCTACCAGCTGCTATGTACTCAGCTTCAGCAGTAGATAAAGAGACAAAATTTTGCTTCTTGGTGAACCATGATATGAGATTGTTTCCCAAGAAGAAGCACCCTCCAGATGTGCTTTTTCTATCATCAGTACTTCCAgcccaatcagcatcacaatacccAGATAAGATaagttcacacccatgagagtacaATATACCATAGTCACAAGTTCCATTCACATATTTGAgaatcctcttgacttgatttatgtgacttactttgggttctgcttgatatctAGCACATACCCCAACTGCAAAGGCAATATCTGGTCTGCTAGCTTTTAGATATAGCAGACTTCCAATCATGCTCCTATACAAACTCTGGTCAACACTAGTGCCACCTTCATCTCTTTTGGGATCCATTTTCCTTCTTTGCTCACGATCTTTCAGGATATAGCACTTGCTTCCAAATACATGAAAGTATCTTACAGTAGGTTTCCTTCCTTTCCATATTTCATACAATATGGAGGAAGTCCCTTTCCTCAATGTGACTCTGTTATGGATATACCATGCTGTGTTCATTGCTTCAGCCCAAAAGTACATAGGTAGCTTCTTTGCATGGATCATAGCTCTGGCAGATTCTTGAATAGTCCTGTTTTTCCTTTCTACTACTCCATTTTGCTTAAGAGTGATAGGTGAGGAAAATTCATGACAGATTCCTTTAGAAGAACAGAATTCAAGAAATTTGGCATTCTCAAACTCCTTCCCATGATCACTCCTGATTCTGATCACTCCACTTTccttctctctttgaagtcttgtGCATAAGTCCTTGAACACCTTAAACACATCTGATTTTTCTCTTATGAAGCTTATCCATGtatatctagagtaatcatcaactACCACATAGACATACTTCTTCCCACCAAGACTTTCTACCTGCATTAGTCCcattagatccatatgcaacattTCCAAAATTTTGGAAGTAGTAAGTTGTTTGATCTTTGGATGTGACATCTTGGTTTGTTTGCCAACCTAACATTCTCCATAGacttttccttcatcaatttgtagctttgGGATTCCTCTTACAGCTTCCTTGGATAtgattttcttcatccctcttagATGTAGATGACCTAGTTTTTGATGCCACAATTtgacctctttttcttcttttgccatAGAGCATACAGAGGGATAACTTGTGGTTTTAGGCTCCCACAAGTAGAAGTTGTCTTTGGATCTGATTCCCTTCATGACTTCCATATTTTCTTCATTTGTGACGACACATTCATCTTTGGAAAATCTGACATTGAAGCcttgatcacatagttgactAATGCTGATCAGATTCGCAGTCAGTCCATTTACCAGTAGTATATTGTCCAGTTTTGGAACTCCAGGACATTCTAGTTTTCCAACCTCTTTGATCTCTCCTtttgctccatcaccaaaggtcacATAGCTAGTGGAATGAGGTTTGATATCTTCCAACATGTTCTTTATTCCAGTCATGTGCTTTGAGCAGCCACTATCAatgtaccaatcttctttggctgaCACTCTTAGGGAGGTGTGTGCTATTAAGGCAGAAGCTTTAGCAACCCATTGTTGTTTCTTGGTAGGAGTTTAAAGGTACCGGCCAGTAGTTTGCACTTTAAAGAGTCCGTAGGACCTATCACTGCCATTTGATTATTAACAGCAATAATATGCTCCTAAGGGTCAGATTTGCTGTTATATGTGGTGAGCGACGGTGCTCGGAAGTTGTCAAGAACTTGATCCTCCCAAATTTCTTGGGATAGGGGCTGTGGTTCAATAAATTCTTCTTCTGGTGGTGTGCCCCCCTAACTTTGAAGTTGCAAAACATGAACACTGTCTTGCAATATCTCGTTTTGTTGCCTCAATTTATCGATCACGACCAGCATCTGTGCACTATGCACTATGCACTTTATTCCAAGAATGAATGTATTGCTTATCCCTCTGTCGGGAGCCCCCTTTTGTAACCTTGATTTAGTCCTTAGAACCTCATTAAATAGGTGccttttgtactttccatctttacAGACGTTCTTTACGTCTTTATGATCAAGCCATGAATGGCACATTTAAACGTTGGTAAGGGTCGTGTTACATGTAACAACTAGGCGTCGCACCCGAGCTATGTTATGAACCTTTGTGTGCCATAGGTACACGACCATGTGTGGTATTCGGCTCCTTCCTACAATCCGACTTGGATACTCGGACATGACCTAAAAGTAGTCCTCAGGTAGCTAACATAAGTACCTCAACTGTAAGTGGATTAACCGGTGCAATATTGTTGTGGACTTCTTATGCATTACCAAGATATAGGGAGCATTTAGACATTGTTTTTTGGGTTAATAGCCATTTACCCCTCGGCCATATATGCGAGTTTTGATTTGCCCCCCTTTAAATTATAGGGGGTGCCCAAAAATTataggggggtaatccaaaacttttttttaaaggggggtaaatcaaaactcgcctatatggcagggggtaaatggCTATTAACCCTTGTTTTTTTAACCCTACCATCATTTCCAAAACACATTTCTTTACAATAACAACACTCCCATTTTAAATCATGTACGAGTCTAGTGACATGACTCCACCATATCTCATGTCTTTGACGCGACATGATTAATATGTTTTCTAAACACTGATTAATGGTTAAATTCAAATACATGTATAGGCaagatcaataaaaaaaataaagcctATTGTAAGAAAATACAaattaatacaaataaaaaactaaattaaataaatgaaaacaaaattaaaaaacaaaggaAAGTGGGATATAACAAGCAAACAAAAGGGTGTGAATTTAGTAACCCATTGGATCCAAGTTCCAGGCCCAATCcacataacaaaaaaacaaaaagaaaaagagagttaAAGGGGGGTGTAACAGAGCATGGAGAGGGTGTTGATTTCATGGGCCTAAGGCCCAATCCATCTAGACCAATTTTCTtaacaaaacaaaaactaatcctaatataaaagaaaagaggCGGATGACTAAGGAGGAAACAGTCGTCCCTTATCATTCAAACCAAAACGAAATAGTTAATAACTCAAAACCATAAACCTAACTCAACGTTCAACTCTTCTTCTACCTAACTCGATttttcagaaaagaaaaaaaaacgatGAATACCAAAAGAATGATTCACACTCTCACTCGGTTCATTCTCATCATATTTGTTTCAAAATCAATTTAGTTCATTCAGAAAAGAGAAATGATGAACAATAATTTATTGCATCGATCTTGTTTCATTCTCATCATGTTCGTTTCATAATAAATTCAGTTCACTCAGAAAACAAAGATGAAGAACACTAATGTATTGCATCGGTCTTGTTTCATTCTCAACATGTTCGTTTCAAAATCAATTCATATTATTCagaaaagaaaaattaagaaCGGAAATGTATCAAATAGATCTAGTTTCATTCTCATCATGTTTGCTTCAAATTTAAATCAATTCatttagaaaagaaaaatgaagaacaaCAATGTATTGCGTCGATCTTATTTCATTCTCATCATGTTCGTTTGAGAACCAATTCAGTTCATTcataaaagaaaaatgataaacAGAAATGTATTGCATCGATCTTATTTAATTCCTATCATTTCATTTCATAATTAACTCAATTCATTCAAAAAAGGAAAATGAAGAACAACAATGTATTGCATCGATCTTGTTTCATTCTCATCATGTTCGTTTCATAATCAATTTAGTTCATTCATAAAAGTAAAATGAAGAATAGAAATGTATTGCATCCATCTTTCCTCATTCTCATTATTTTTCGTTTTAGAAACAATTAAGTTTATACATAAAAGAAAACTGAAGAACAACAATGTATTGCATCGATCTTgttccattctcatcaagtttgtttttgaattatttcttATCATTCAGAAAGAAAAAATTAAGGACATTAATGTATCACATCcatcttgttttatttttcagtcaATTCATATCattcagaaaaagaaaattgaagaaCAACAATGTATTTTATCGATCTTGTTTCATTCTCATCATGttcatttcataatcaattcaatttattcaaaaatgaaaaagaagaacaCCAATGTATTACATCGGTCTTGTTTCATTCTCATCATGTTTGTTTTATAATCAATTCAGTtcattaagaaaagaaaaaggaagaacaaCAATGTATTGCATCGATGTGGTTTCATTCTCATCATGTTTGTTTCAAAATAAATTCAGTTCAttcagaaaagaaaaaggaagaacatAAATGTATTGCATCGATCTTGTTTCATTATCTACATGTTCGTTTCAAAATCAATTCATATTATTCagaaaagaaaaattaagaaTGACAACGCATCGCATCGATCTAGTTTCATTCTCATCATGATCATTTTAGAATTAATTCAGTTCatttagaaaagaaaaatgaagaacaaTAATGTATTGCATTGATCTTATTTCATTCTCATCATGTCTGTATCAGAACCAGTTCAGttcattcataaaataaaaatgatgaacAACAATGTATTGCATTGATCTTGTTTCATTCTCGTCATTTCGTTACAGAATAAATTCATTTcatccaaaaaagaaaaatgaagaacaaCAATGTATTGCATCGATCTTGTTTCATTCTCATCATGTTCGTTTCATAATCAATTCGGTTCATTCATAAAAGAAAAACGAAGAATAGCAATGTATTGCATCCATCTTGTTTCATTCTCATCATTTTCGTTTCAGAATCAATTAAGTTCATacataaaagaaaaatgaagaacaaCAATGTATTGCATTGATCTTGTTTCATTCTCATCATGTTTGTTCAAGAATTAATTTAAAtcattcaaaaaagaaaaatgaaggaCAATAATGTATTGCATCCATCTTGTTTCATTTTTCATAGTCAATTCATATCATtcagaaaagaaaaatgaagaacaaCAATTTGTTGCATTGATCTTGATTCATTCTCATCATGTAAATTTTAGAATCAATTCAGTTCATTCAGAATTTGAAAATAAGAACACCAATGTTTCACATCGATCTTATTTCATTCTCATCATGTTCATTTTAGAATCATTTCAATTCAtacagaaaagaaaaaggaagaacaaCAATGTATTGCATCAATCTTGTTTCATTTTCATGATCTTTGTTTCAAAATCAATTAAGTTCAgtcagaaaagaaaaaggaagaacatAGATGTATTGCAATGATCTTGTTTAATTATTATCATATTCGTTTCATAATTAATTCATTTCATTCAGAAAAGAAAAACagtacaaaatacaaaaaatagtcTTGCAAGTTACTTTCCATCAAATTATCATAAATGCGACTTAATACTTTAAAGACTTATTTTACCATCTCTTGTCCCATTtcacattttttttgtttataaatgTATGCCTCCATTGATGAATATTATTAATACCTTTCACTGTTTTAGCCATCCCATAAATTCCAAGCGGTAAGCCCTCAAATCTCTTTACAATACATCTTGCAATATTTTTTACTTCAAGAAGAAGTGTCTTAGGTGTTCCACCATGTCCAAGTTCTAGTATAAAAAACTTTCGATATTCATTACAACTTTTAACTTTACAGAAATTGAGAGGTATAACAGTTATTATGTGATCGGGTAGATAACTCATTTGTTGACAAAGTTGTTTAAAACGAGTTATTATAATCACTTTAAGCCCGTTTACTCTTGGATGAATTCCCACCTTGTCAAAATTGATGTATTCCAAACATCATCCAAAATAATAACAACTTCTTTTTTCTCCAATACTGAAGACCATTCTTCTGCTCTAATTGTCTAATCCTCTTCGTCGAGCTTCAAACCTATTCTTTTTGCGATATCACTTTGCAGGTATGAGATGCTAAATTTAAGGATACAGTGATCCAAAACACTTATTCAAAATGTCTTCTACTTTTCACTACATTCTCCACAAAAGTTGTCATTAGAGTTTTCCCCACCCCTCTCATTCCAAGTATGCCAATGAAAAAGACTGTGCCATCGCCTAAAAGCCTCAAAATTTCTTGAATGTGCATGTCTAAGATGATCCTAATAAACTCAGTTGACATAGTAAGAGGTTTCTCTTCTTCATGGCATTTCATTTGTTTGATAAAGTCAGTTACGTCATAAATGTCATTTGAGATATCTAGACTATCCAAAATGTCTTTCAATTAACGTAATTCTTCTACCCAATCATCAACATCTGGATTGCACTTTTTGCCCCAAGTCTTTAACATTGCAATATCATGTTCATCAAGTTCTAGCTCATGAACTACTTGGGTTAAGCGATGCATCTCATCTTCAAAACCCGTTCCATTATTTCAAAAATAGATGCAGCTGACATTTAGATATTACTTTTTAAAAGATATTTATGAAGAAGATAAGTATATAAATCCACATATTAAAAGTATAATAGAAAATGCTTTTTATTTACTTGGCATAACTGCATGTGAATTAACTGGTTCAATATTATTGTGAACTTCTTATGCATTGCCAAGATATATGGAGCATTTAGTCACGTGTTTTTTTAACCCTACTAACACTTCCAGAACACATTTCTTTACAATAACTACACTCCCATTTTAAACCATTTGTGAGTCTAGTGACATGACTCAACCCCAACTCATGTCTTTGATGTGACATGATTAATATTTTTCCTAAACACAGATTAATGGTAAAATTCAAACACATATATAGGCAAgatcaataaaaaaacaaagcctattgtaaaaaaaacaaattaatacaaataaaaaactaaaacaaataaatgaaaataaaatataaaaaaacaaaggataatggaaTATAACAAGCAAACGAAAATGGTGTGTATTTAGTAACTCATTGGATCCAAGTTCCATGCCCAATCCACACAAAAAAAGAGTTAAAAGGGGTGTAACAAATTATGGAGAGGGTTTTGATTTTGTGGGCCTAAGGCCTAATCCAGCAAGACCAATTTTCTCAAAAAAGTAAAAACTAACcttaatttaaaagaaaagaGGCAGATGACTAAGGAGGAAACGGTCGTCCCTCATCATTCAAACCAAAACTGAActattaataattcaaaacaccaAACCTCACTCTACGTTCAACCCTTCTTATACCTAAGTCGATTTTTCAAAATAGAAGAAAAACACAATGAACAATCAAAAGAATAATTCACTCTCTCACTCGGCTCATATCTCACTCGCTTAATTCTCATCATGTTCATTTCAGAATCAATTCAGTTCatttagaaaagaaaaatgaagaacaaTAATGTATAAGATTGATCTTGTTTCATTCTTATCATGTTCGTTTCAGAAtcaattcatttcattcataaaataaaaatgaagaacAACAATGTAACGCATCGATCTTGTTTCATTATTATTATGTTCGTTTCAGAATCAATTCATttcatttagaaaataaaaatgaaaaaaaaacaatatattgcATCGATCTTGTTTGAATCTCATCATGTTTGTTTCagaattaatttatttgattCAGAATAGAAAAATGAAGAACAACAATTTTTTGCGTCGATCTTGTTTCAATTTCATCATGTTCACTTCAAATTCAATTCAGTTAATtcagaaaataaaaataacaaacaagaatgtATTGCATTGATCTTATTTCATTCTCGTCATTTTTGTTTCAGAATAAATTAAGTtcattcagaaaagaaagttgaAGAACAATAATGTATTGCATCGATCTTGTTTCACTCTCATCATGTCCGTTTACGTAAAAAATTTAGTTCATTCAAAATAGAATAATGAAGAATAGCAATGTATTGCATCGATGTTGTTTCCTTCTCATCATGTTTGTTTATGAATGAATTCAGTTCAATGTATTCCATCGATCTTGTTTCATTCTCATCATGTTCGTTTACAAATCAATTCAGTTCATTCAGAAAATTAAAATAGTGCATAATACAAAAAACAGTCTTGTAAGTTGCTTTCCATCAAATTATCATAACTGCATCTTTATATACTAAAGAGTTCTTCTACCATCTCTTGTCCCATtttcaagtttttttttgtttcttaaaTGTGTGCCTCCATTGATGAATATCATCACTACTTTTCATTGTTCTAGCCATACAACAATATCCTTACGTTAAGCCCTCACATCTCTTTACACTACATCTTGCAATATTTTTTACTTCAAGCAGAAGTGTCTTAGGTGTTCCACCATGTCCAAGTTCTAGTATAAATAACTTCCGATCTTCATCACCACTTTTAACTTTATAGAAACTAAGAGGGATAATGGTTATTATGTGATCGGGTGGAGATCTCATTTGTTGACAAAGATGATTTAAAATGAGTTGTTATAATCACTTTAAGCCCATTTATTCTTGGA
The Vicia villosa cultivar HV-30 ecotype Madison, WI linkage group LG6, Vvil1.0, whole genome shotgun sequence genome window above contains:
- the LOC131613330 gene encoding uncharacterized protein LOC131613330, whose product is MELIHAAGLIKIVAHFATCYEVLVKKFIVKLSEECADRKSKEFRKVNVRGRCVTFSSTVINNYLGKSDEAQTKLEVSDNKVCQVITANQVKRWPLKGKLSASKLSMKCVMLHKIGAANWMPTNHKSTIATILGRFIYFVGTKAKSDYGTYIFEQTMKHAGSFSVKGPIAFPSLICGIILNQYPSILVEKDYICKRESALSFHYKLFQGTHVPDIVTTSAGTSKDSTPIGKAAVITRLRETCKELESRKLALKKLISSLEMEEGAEFAENEEAGPAAYDEQQADSDKVEEEEVNPDDGTDEEDDVGSNSSESDD